One genomic window of Prochlorococcus sp. MIT 0801 includes the following:
- the psaB gene encoding photosystem I core protein PsaB, with protein MATKFPSFSQGLAQDPTTRRIWYGIATAHDFESHDGMTEEQLYQKLFSTHFGHLAIIGLWVAGNLFHIAWQGNFEQWVLDPLHTRPIAHAIWDPHFGQGLTDALTQAGATSPVNIAYSGLYHWWYTIGMRTNEQLFQGAIFINILVCWLLFAGWLHLQPKYRPSLAWFKNAESQLNHHLAVLFGFSSIAWTGHLIHVAIPESRGIHVGWENWLTVMPHPEGLTPFFSGNWGAYAQNPDSIDAVFGTSQGAGTAIFTFLGGLHPQSESLWLTDIAHHHLAIGVVFIIAGHMYRTNFGIGHSLKEIIEAHNTSHPKDPHRGYFGIKHNGLFETVNNSLHFQLGLALASLGVACSLVAQHMGALPSYAFIARDYTTQSALYTHHQYIAMFLMVGAFSHGAIFFVRDYDPELNKDNVLARILSTKEALISHLSWVTMLLGFHTLGIYVHNDVVVAFGTPEKQILIEPVFAQFAQAASGKMMYGFNALLANASSSASIAANSMPGNHYWMDMINRPDALTNFLPIGPADFLVHHAIALGLHTTALILIKGALDARGTKLIPDKKDLGFAFPCDGPGRGGTCDSSSWDATYLAMFWALNTIAWITFYWHWKHLAIWMGNTAQFNESGTYLMGWFRDYLWLNSSQLINGYNPFGVNALSPWAWMFLFGHLIWATGFMFLISWRGYWQELIETLVWAHQRTPIANLVGWRDKPVALSIVQARLVGLTHFTVGNFVTFGAFVIASTSGKFG; from the coding sequence ATGGCAACTAAATTTCCATCTTTTAGTCAGGGTCTTGCTCAAGACCCTACAACCAGGAGAATCTGGTACGGCATAGCTACTGCCCATGATTTTGAAAGTCATGACGGCATGACTGAGGAGCAGTTATATCAAAAACTCTTCTCTACTCATTTTGGTCACTTAGCCATAATCGGTCTTTGGGTGGCTGGCAACCTTTTCCACATTGCTTGGCAAGGAAACTTTGAGCAATGGGTTCTCGATCCACTCCATACTCGTCCAATTGCTCATGCAATTTGGGATCCACATTTTGGACAAGGGCTTACTGATGCCCTAACTCAAGCTGGAGCGACTTCTCCAGTCAATATTGCTTATTCAGGCTTATACCATTGGTGGTACACCATTGGCATGAGAACTAATGAGCAACTATTTCAAGGTGCGATCTTTATAAACATCCTTGTTTGTTGGTTATTGTTTGCAGGATGGCTGCATCTTCAACCTAAGTACAGACCATCATTAGCATGGTTCAAAAATGCTGAGTCTCAGTTAAATCATCATTTGGCTGTTCTTTTTGGATTCAGTAGCATTGCTTGGACAGGTCACTTGATTCATGTAGCCATCCCTGAGTCAAGGGGTATACACGTTGGCTGGGAAAATTGGTTAACTGTTATGCCTCATCCAGAAGGTTTAACTCCTTTCTTCTCAGGAAATTGGGGAGCTTATGCTCAAAACCCTGATTCGATTGATGCAGTTTTCGGAACTTCTCAAGGTGCAGGAACAGCAATATTTACATTTCTTGGTGGTCTTCATCCTCAAAGTGAATCACTTTGGCTAACAGATATTGCTCATCATCATTTAGCGATAGGAGTTGTGTTTATAATTGCTGGACATATGTATAGGACTAACTTTGGCATAGGTCATAGTCTCAAGGAAATCATTGAAGCGCACAATACAAGTCACCCAAAAGATCCACATAGAGGTTATTTCGGGATAAAGCACAACGGTCTTTTCGAGACAGTTAACAATTCACTCCATTTTCAGCTTGGGCTAGCACTTGCTTCTCTTGGAGTGGCTTGCAGCTTAGTGGCTCAGCATATGGGTGCATTACCTTCATATGCATTTATCGCAAGGGATTACACAACTCAGTCCGCTCTATATACCCATCATCAATACATAGCAATGTTCTTGATGGTTGGTGCGTTCTCTCACGGAGCAATTTTCTTTGTCAGAGATTATGATCCAGAGCTTAATAAAGACAATGTTCTAGCAAGAATCCTTAGTACAAAAGAAGCCTTAATTAGCCACTTAAGTTGGGTAACAATGCTTCTAGGCTTCCATACTCTTGGAATTTATGTTCACAACGATGTAGTTGTAGCCTTTGGTACACCTGAAAAGCAGATTCTTATAGAACCAGTATTTGCACAGTTCGCACAGGCTGCTAGTGGAAAAATGATGTATGGATTTAATGCTTTGCTAGCAAATGCATCAAGTTCTGCATCTATAGCTGCTAACTCCATGCCAGGTAATCACTACTGGATGGACATGATCAATAGACCAGATGCACTAACCAATTTCTTACCTATTGGACCTGCGGATTTCTTAGTTCACCATGCGATTGCACTAGGACTACATACAACTGCTTTGATTCTTATAAAGGGTGCTCTTGATGCTAGAGGAACAAAACTAATTCCAGATAAAAAGGATTTAGGATTTGCTTTCCCATGTGATGGACCAGGTCGTGGAGGTACTTGTGATAGTTCTTCTTGGGACGCTACTTATTTAGCAATGTTCTGGGCCTTAAATACTATTGCTTGGATTACCTTCTATTGGCATTGGAAACATCTAGCAATTTGGATGGGTAATACCGCTCAATTCAATGAATCTGGTACGTATTTAATGGGTTGGTTTAGAGATTATCTATGGCTAAATAGTTCTCAGCTAATCAATGGATATAACCCATTTGGTGTAAATGCTTTATCTCCATGGGCTTGGATGTTCTTATTTGGTCATCTCATTTGGGCGACTGGATTTATGTTCCTCATCTCTTGGAGAGGGTATTGGCAAGAACTTATCGAAACTCTTGTTTGGGCTCATCAAAGAACACCAATAGCTAATTTAGTTGGTTGGAGAGATAAGCCTGTTGCATTATCCATTGTCCAAGCACGATTAGTTGGTTTAACCCATTTCACAGTTGGAAACTTTGTAACCTTTGGTGCATTTGTTATCGCATCTACTTCAGGTAAGTTCGGATAA
- a CDS encoding photosystem I reaction center protein subunit XI gives MTKSQETLMQRWAVKTVSDPTVGNLQTPVNSGWFTKMVINNLPVYREGLSPNFRGLETGAIFGYLLFGPFSMTGPLRNTDFALTAGLLGGVGAIQILTALFILYNAAGKAPNVQPPDATVANPPSDLFTRAGWSDFTNGFWLGGTGGVVFAWLLIGTLHLDTVLPLIKEYHLLGA, from the coding sequence ATGACTAAATCTCAAGAAACACTTATGCAAAGGTGGGCTGTGAAAACAGTTTCAGACCCAACCGTTGGCAACCTTCAAACCCCAGTGAACAGTGGTTGGTTTACAAAGATGGTTATCAATAATCTTCCTGTCTATAGAGAGGGCCTATCGCCAAACTTCAGAGGTCTAGAAACAGGCGCAATTTTTGGTTATTTACTTTTTGGTCCTTTTTCTATGACTGGGCCTTTAAGGAATACTGATTTTGCCTTAACGGCAGGTTTGCTTGGCGGTGTGGGAGCTATTCAAATATTGACTGCCCTTTTTATTCTTTACAACGCTGCAGGTAAGGCTCCTAACGTACAACCTCCTGATGCAACAGTAGCTAATCCTCCTTCCGATTTATTTACAAGAGCAGGATGGAGTGATTTTACAAATGGTTTTTGGTTAGGAGGCACAGGAGGTGTCGTTTTTGCTTGGTTGCTAATTGGTACTTTGCATTTAGATACTGTTCTACCTTTGATTAAGGAATATCATTTACTTGGAGCTTAA
- a CDS encoding photosystem I reaction center subunit VIII, with amino-acid sequence MTSELASSLLPAILIPLVGIMGPAVFIVLIGRYITATE; translated from the coding sequence ATGACTAGTGAACTAGCTTCAAGTTTGCTTCCCGCTATTCTGATTCCTTTAGTTGGAATAATGGGTCCAGCCGTCTTCATTGTTTTGATTGGTAGGTACATAACCGCTACTGAATAA
- a CDS encoding HEAT repeat domain-containing protein: MNQVFAGGIALIIALILWSSKKQLKGSAFFKSQKDSFSKAHLTSSALIIDKTLQNQKSTKKDNKNSKPFSRPTSLNSIEIKKQLNKLISSNPNDRLLAIQIASQWNNKKALPFLRRGLKDSDSRVVIAAATGISSYKGKTIDLYKKPQVSRRPRNVSLIR; the protein is encoded by the coding sequence ATGAATCAAGTTTTTGCTGGTGGTATAGCTCTAATTATTGCTTTGATCCTTTGGAGTTCAAAAAAACAACTAAAGGGATCAGCTTTTTTCAAATCTCAAAAGGATTCCTTTTCAAAGGCTCATTTAACATCGTCAGCATTGATAATCGATAAGACTTTACAAAATCAAAAATCAACCAAAAAGGATAATAAAAACTCCAAGCCTTTTTCACGGCCAACTTCACTTAATTCAATAGAAATAAAAAAACAATTAAATAAATTAATCTCTAGCAACCCCAATGATCGTCTATTAGCTATTCAAATTGCTAGTCAATGGAACAACAAGAAAGCATTACCTTTTTTAAGAAGAGGATTGAAAGATTCTGACAGTAGGGTTGTTATTGCTGCTGCTACTGGAATTTCATCTTATAAAGGAAAAACTATTGATTTATATAAAAAACCTCAAGTTTCTAGACGTCCTCGAAATGTATCTCTAATCCGATAA
- a CDS encoding glycosyltransferase family 2 protein: MNSNVALSVVVPIYNEEESLPFLVNQLLEVLQPMGETFELVLVNDGSSDNSAEVIRKLSFDIPELVGVLLRKNYGQTAAMAAGFDISSGEIVVTLDGDLQNDPADIPLLVNKIRDGFDLVSGWRYRRQDAAISRKLPSKIANRLIGKVTGVRLNDYGCSLKAYRKEVLTDMRLYGELHRFLPVLANIEGARITEVKVNHRARQFGSSKYGIDRTFRVLMDLLTVWFMNRFLTRPMYVFGFGGILAIIGSFITSFYLLIIKLLGEDIGNRPLLIFALLLAVTGVQLFGFGLLGELQIRTYHESQNRPIYRIRDTFRGRLET, from the coding sequence ATGAATTCTAATGTTGCACTATCAGTTGTTGTTCCTATCTATAACGAAGAAGAAAGTCTTCCTTTTTTGGTGAATCAGTTATTAGAAGTTTTACAGCCTATGGGGGAAACTTTTGAACTAGTTTTAGTTAATGATGGTTCATCAGATAACAGTGCAGAGGTAATTAGAAAACTAAGTTTTGATATACCAGAATTAGTTGGAGTTCTTCTGCGTAAAAACTATGGACAGACCGCAGCGATGGCAGCTGGGTTTGATATTTCTTCAGGAGAGATAGTGGTTACACTTGATGGTGACTTGCAAAATGATCCTGCAGATATTCCATTATTAGTTAATAAGATTAGGGATGGATTTGATCTTGTGAGTGGATGGAGATATCGAAGGCAAGATGCTGCGATAAGTAGAAAGCTTCCATCAAAAATTGCCAACCGATTGATTGGGAAGGTTACTGGTGTGCGACTTAATGATTATGGATGTTCTTTAAAGGCTTATAGGAAAGAAGTACTGACTGATATGAGATTATATGGAGAATTGCATAGATTCTTGCCTGTTCTTGCAAATATTGAAGGAGCTAGAATTACGGAAGTTAAAGTAAATCATAGAGCCCGTCAATTTGGATCTAGTAAGTATGGAATAGATAGAACTTTTAGAGTCTTGATGGACTTGTTGACTGTTTGGTTTATGAATAGATTTTTAACTAGACCTATGTATGTATTTGGTTTTGGTGGAATTCTTGCAATTATTGGGAGCTTTATCACAAGCTTTTACCTATTAATCATCAAACTTTTAGGAGAAGATATAGGTAATAGACCTTTACTTATTTTTGCTTTACTTCTTGCAGTGACTGGAGTTCAACTTTTTGGGTTTGGATTACTTGGAGAGCTTCAGATCCGCACTTATCATGAAAGTCAAAATAGACCAATTTATCGGATTAGAGATACATTTCGAGGACGTCTAGAAACTTGA
- a CDS encoding C40 family peptidase produces the protein MTLEVLLTKASFVLGSLWKLRINIDGFKSENSDELVTQASIGRSFQLIDCLKSNFKDKEIIDRVKVRLLEDDYICWFRFSELTHQASKIESWEFELFTEERIFSRIPGILSWTKAAKKMSNEYLWGGTIGPNFDCSGLVQSAFASSGIWIPRDAYQQEKFCKNIALDIEVLGKYLKPGDLLFFGSSEKCTHVGLHIENGFYIHSSGVTDGHNGIEIDGLFQPNLGKIASFYRSKFRSAGRVISSYQSEKL, from the coding sequence ATGACCTTAGAGGTTTTGCTAACTAAAGCTTCATTTGTTTTGGGAAGTTTATGGAAACTGCGAATAAACATTGATGGATTTAAAAGTGAAAATAGTGATGAATTAGTTACACAAGCAAGTATTGGTAGGAGTTTTCAATTGATTGATTGCTTAAAATCTAATTTTAAAGATAAGGAAATCATCGATAGAGTTAAAGTGCGTCTTTTGGAAGATGACTATATTTGTTGGTTTAGATTTTCTGAATTAACTCATCAAGCTTCAAAAATAGAATCTTGGGAATTTGAATTGTTTACTGAAGAGAGAATTTTTTCTAGGATTCCTGGGATATTGTCTTGGACTAAGGCTGCGAAAAAAATGAGTAATGAATATTTGTGGGGTGGAACGATAGGTCCAAATTTTGATTGCTCTGGTTTGGTTCAATCTGCTTTTGCAAGTTCAGGCATTTGGATACCAAGAGATGCTTATCAGCAGGAAAAATTCTGCAAAAATATTGCATTGGATATTGAAGTTTTAGGCAAATATTTAAAACCTGGTGATTTACTTTTCTTTGGATCATCTGAAAAATGTACCCACGTTGGATTACATATTGAGAATGGTTTTTATATTCATAGTTCTGGGGTAACTGATGGGCATAATGGAATAGAGATTGATGGTTTATTTCAACCGAACCTTGGAAAAATTGCTTCTTTTTACAGATCTAAATTTAGATCTGCTGGAAGAGTGATCTCTAGTTATCAGAGTGAAAAACTCTAA
- a CDS encoding serine hydrolase yields MAFYRQDPEIAYCLKGLLDRLEKEGRPYLQENIAITCIRYDKESPSTSSGSGTGWNSNKIFYPASVVKIVYALATQVWLQQDLIVDSEELRRALHEMIAKSNNDATSYILDLLTGTTSGPSLNESNFKAWKIQRQLVNDWLDDLRWPEIKNWNCSQKTWNEGPFGREKDFYGKKNENRNRMTTDGSARIFESLMTLEMLPKLRSEHLIKVFQRSLDPVSRKQDLENQVDGFLGAGLPLASKLWSKAGLMSEVRHDVAWWESPNKNPMLAVVFTTGKELVKDQFLLPALSSELNKLAI; encoded by the coding sequence ATGGCGTTCTACCGGCAAGACCCTGAGATAGCATATTGCCTGAAAGGTCTACTCGATAGGCTTGAAAAAGAAGGTCGCCCATACCTTCAAGAAAACATTGCAATAACATGCATTCGTTATGACAAGGAAAGTCCATCTACATCTAGTGGATCTGGAACAGGATGGAATTCAAACAAAATTTTTTACCCTGCAAGCGTAGTAAAAATAGTTTATGCATTGGCGACTCAGGTATGGCTTCAACAAGACTTAATTGTTGACTCAGAAGAACTTCGAAGAGCATTACATGAAATGATTGCTAAATCTAATAATGACGCTACAAGTTATATTTTAGATCTTTTAACAGGTACAACAAGTGGTCCATCTCTTAATGAATCAAACTTTAAAGCATGGAAAATCCAAAGGCAATTAGTTAATGACTGGCTAGATGATCTTAGATGGCCTGAAATTAAAAATTGGAACTGCAGTCAAAAGACTTGGAATGAAGGACCTTTTGGAAGGGAAAAAGATTTTTATGGAAAAAAGAATGAGAATCGAAACCGCATGACAACTGATGGTAGTGCCAGAATCTTTGAATCATTAATGACTCTTGAAATGCTTCCAAAATTAAGAAGCGAGCATTTAATAAAAGTTTTTCAACGCTCGCTCGATCCAGTTTCTCGCAAGCAAGATTTAGAAAATCAAGTAGATGGTTTTTTAGGAGCAGGCCTTCCTTTGGCTTCTAAACTTTGGAGCAAAGCAGGGCTAATGAGTGAAGTTCGTCATGATGTCGCATGGTGGGAGTCGCCAAATAAGAATCCCATGCTTGCAGTCGTCTTTACAACTGGCAAAGAATTAGTCAAAGATCAATTTTTACTTCCTGCGCTTAGCAGTGAGTTAAACAAATTAGCTATTTAG